The Cottoperca gobio chromosome 6, fCotGob3.1, whole genome shotgun sequence genome has a segment encoding these proteins:
- the swap70b gene encoding switch-associated protein 70b isoform X2: MNIPHDPVALEEHFKDDDEGPVSTQGYMPYLNKFILDKVTGNFDRQDFNRMCWTLSSRKNLGQSQLVISNDDAFKIWCIFNFLSEDRYPLTIVNEEIEYFLRKLTEAMGGSWVEERFEDYKLKLSSKQQSLNPWELILLVGSGHFIKGIDRQTLSMGINEVYQELIMDVLKQGYMMKKGHKRKNWTERWFMLKPNFIHYYVGEDLAEKKGEILLDGNCGAEPLQDKDGKKCLFLINSSHKSFEISAPDKKKKQEWIQAIQTCVSLLRQCRPAPHREARQKRREMRLRQLAEQEDLELRMSELQMANEAKQLELENMRKALEEAATNASEEETRRLQTQTDLQDRYRVDLEREKMVRQQMEEQVAQKSTELEQYLQRVREMEDMYRQLEDALEDEKRARQDEEAVRRVQARLLEEEAVKRAELEEFHLRQQRAIAETEAEKQEMEKERLVKEKALQAAMKQLDQLEQERHGALEQYQTVMKKLEDATNNTKTWKHKVAEHEGMLRLIQPGSKGQQLITNWGPAAFSDAELSLRRKQWQEMKNQTTQAQ, translated from the exons ATGAACATCCCACATGACCCCGTGGCGCTGGAGGAGCACTTTAAAGACGACGACGAGGGTCCCGTCTCCACCCAGGGATACATGCCGTACCTGAACAAGTTCATCCTGGATAAG GTGACGGGTAACTTTGACCGCCAGGACTTCAACAGAATGTGCTGGACGTTGAGCTCCAGGAAGAATCTGGGTCAAAGCCAGCTGGTCATCTCCAACGACGACGCCTTCAAGATCTGGTGCATCTTCAACTTCCTGTCTGAGGACAGATACCCGCTGACCATCGTCAACGAGGAG ATTGAGTACTTCCTGCGTAAGCTGACGGAGGCGATGGGGGGCAGCTGGGTGGAGGAGCGCTTCGAGGACTACAAGCTGAAGCTGAGCTCGAAGCAGCAGAGTCTAAACCCCTGGGAGCTCATCCTCCTGGTGGGGTCGGGCCACTTCATTAAGGGCATCGACCGCCAGACGCTCTCCATGGGCATCAACGAGGTCTACCAGGAGCTCATCATGGACGTGCTCAAACAG GGCTACATGATGAAGAAAGGTCACAAGAGGAAGAACTGGACGGAGCGCTGGTTCATGCTGAAGCCAAACTTCATCCATTACTACGTCGGCGAGGACCTGGccgaaaagaaaggagagattTTACTGGACGGAAACTGCGGTGCGGAG CCTCTACAAGATAAAGATGGAAAGAAGTGTCTCTTCCTCATCAACTCGTCACATAAAAGCTTTGAAATCAGTGCGccggacaagaagaagaagcaggagtgGATCCAGG CCATTCAGACCTGTGTGAGCCTGCTGCGCCAGTGCCGGCCGGCGCCGCACCGCGAGGCTCGGCAGAAGCGGCGAGAGATGCGCCTGAGGCAGCTGGCCGAACAGGAGGACCTGGAGCTCAGGATGAGTGAGCTGCAGATGGCCAACGAGGCTAAACAGCTCGAACTGGAGAACATGAGGAAg GCTCTAGAGGAGGCGGCAACTAACGCATCAGAAGAGGAAACACGGCGTCTTCAGACTCAAACTGATCTCCAGGACCGCTACAGGGTGgacctggagagagagaaaatg GTTCGGCagcagatggaggagcaggtggCGCAGAAATCCACTGAGCTGGAGCAGTACCTGCAGCGTGTTCGAGAGATGGAGGACATGTACCGTCAGCTGGAGGACGCTCTGGAGGACGAGAAGCGCGCCAGACAGGACGAGGAGGCCGTCCGCAGGGTGCAGGCACG GTTACTTGAGGAGGAGGCCGTAAAGAGGGCAGAGTTGGAGGAGTTCCACCTGCGGCAGCAGCGCGCCATCGCAGAGACGGAGGCTGAGAAAcaggagatggagaaggagcGTCTGGTCAAAGAGAAAGCCCTGCAGGCAGCGATGAAGCAACTGGATCAGCTGGAGCAAGAGAGGCACGGGGCGCTGGAGCAGTACCAg ACGGTGATGAAGAAGCTGGAAGACGCAACCAACAACACAAAGACCTGGAAGCACAAGGTGGCTGAACACGAGGGCATGCTACGGCTCATTCAACCAG GTTCTAAGGGACAGCAGCTGATCACCAACTGGGGTCCAGCAGCCTTTTCTGACGCAGAGCTCAGTCTGAGGCGGAAGCAATGGCAGGAGATGAAGAACCAGACGACCCAGGCCCAGTAG
- the swap70b gene encoding switch-associated protein 70b isoform X1, which yields MALRDELLKSIWHAFTSLDVDKSGKVSKSQLKVLSHNLCTVMNIPHDPVALEEHFKDDDEGPVSTQGYMPYLNKFILDKVTGNFDRQDFNRMCWTLSSRKNLGQSQLVISNDDAFKIWCIFNFLSEDRYPLTIVNEEIEYFLRKLTEAMGGSWVEERFEDYKLKLSSKQQSLNPWELILLVGSGHFIKGIDRQTLSMGINEVYQELIMDVLKQGYMMKKGHKRKNWTERWFMLKPNFIHYYVGEDLAEKKGEILLDGNCGAEPLQDKDGKKCLFLINSSHKSFEISAPDKKKKQEWIQAIQTCVSLLRQCRPAPHREARQKRREMRLRQLAEQEDLELRMSELQMANEAKQLELENMRKALEEAATNASEEETRRLQTQTDLQDRYRVDLEREKMVRQQMEEQVAQKSTELEQYLQRVREMEDMYRQLEDALEDEKRARQDEEAVRRVQARLLEEEAVKRAELEEFHLRQQRAIAETEAEKQEMEKERLVKEKALQAAMKQLDQLEQERHGALEQYQTVMKKLEDATNNTKTWKHKVAEHEGMLRLIQPGSKGQQLITNWGPAAFSDAELSLRRKQWQEMKNQTTQAQ from the exons AAGCGGGAAAGTCTCCAAATCACAGCTGAAG GTGCTTTCCCACAACTTGTGTACGGTGATGAACATCCCACATGACCCCGTGGCGCTGGAGGAGCACTTTAAAGACGACGACGAGGGTCCCGTCTCCACCCAGGGATACATGCCGTACCTGAACAAGTTCATCCTGGATAAG GTGACGGGTAACTTTGACCGCCAGGACTTCAACAGAATGTGCTGGACGTTGAGCTCCAGGAAGAATCTGGGTCAAAGCCAGCTGGTCATCTCCAACGACGACGCCTTCAAGATCTGGTGCATCTTCAACTTCCTGTCTGAGGACAGATACCCGCTGACCATCGTCAACGAGGAG ATTGAGTACTTCCTGCGTAAGCTGACGGAGGCGATGGGGGGCAGCTGGGTGGAGGAGCGCTTCGAGGACTACAAGCTGAAGCTGAGCTCGAAGCAGCAGAGTCTAAACCCCTGGGAGCTCATCCTCCTGGTGGGGTCGGGCCACTTCATTAAGGGCATCGACCGCCAGACGCTCTCCATGGGCATCAACGAGGTCTACCAGGAGCTCATCATGGACGTGCTCAAACAG GGCTACATGATGAAGAAAGGTCACAAGAGGAAGAACTGGACGGAGCGCTGGTTCATGCTGAAGCCAAACTTCATCCATTACTACGTCGGCGAGGACCTGGccgaaaagaaaggagagattTTACTGGACGGAAACTGCGGTGCGGAG CCTCTACAAGATAAAGATGGAAAGAAGTGTCTCTTCCTCATCAACTCGTCACATAAAAGCTTTGAAATCAGTGCGccggacaagaagaagaagcaggagtgGATCCAGG CCATTCAGACCTGTGTGAGCCTGCTGCGCCAGTGCCGGCCGGCGCCGCACCGCGAGGCTCGGCAGAAGCGGCGAGAGATGCGCCTGAGGCAGCTGGCCGAACAGGAGGACCTGGAGCTCAGGATGAGTGAGCTGCAGATGGCCAACGAGGCTAAACAGCTCGAACTGGAGAACATGAGGAAg GCTCTAGAGGAGGCGGCAACTAACGCATCAGAAGAGGAAACACGGCGTCTTCAGACTCAAACTGATCTCCAGGACCGCTACAGGGTGgacctggagagagagaaaatg GTTCGGCagcagatggaggagcaggtggCGCAGAAATCCACTGAGCTGGAGCAGTACCTGCAGCGTGTTCGAGAGATGGAGGACATGTACCGTCAGCTGGAGGACGCTCTGGAGGACGAGAAGCGCGCCAGACAGGACGAGGAGGCCGTCCGCAGGGTGCAGGCACG GTTACTTGAGGAGGAGGCCGTAAAGAGGGCAGAGTTGGAGGAGTTCCACCTGCGGCAGCAGCGCGCCATCGCAGAGACGGAGGCTGAGAAAcaggagatggagaaggagcGTCTGGTCAAAGAGAAAGCCCTGCAGGCAGCGATGAAGCAACTGGATCAGCTGGAGCAAGAGAGGCACGGGGCGCTGGAGCAGTACCAg ACGGTGATGAAGAAGCTGGAAGACGCAACCAACAACACAAAGACCTGGAAGCACAAGGTGGCTGAACACGAGGGCATGCTACGGCTCATTCAACCAG GTTCTAAGGGACAGCAGCTGATCACCAACTGGGGTCCAGCAGCCTTTTCTGACGCAGAGCTCAGTCTGAGGCGGAAGCAATGGCAGGAGATGAAGAACCAGACGACCCAGGCCCAGTAG